The Rosa rugosa chromosome 1, drRosRugo1.1, whole genome shotgun sequence genomic sequence tttcattgataacaggggcctctttatatagaggattacaagcatagaatcagagtcttacaaggaaacataatcgtacaatgattggatatctacgaagatatctccaagaatatctgtaagactaagagcatctttagcataCTCTCTATTTTTGCTCCTTatctattttagagagcatgtttagatttttatttatttaaacagctgcaccagactcctaagtgactctctattataacttttagctatctcgctcctaaatatagagagcgagatgaggctctctataatttaaaacatttattttgagttactttatgtaatttataaatacatttaaactatttaatattcctttaaaaaataatataaattcaaaattagctaaaatatcattctcaaaaaaaaaaaaaaaaattagctaaaatatagagcactgatacagacgtatttataaagtggctagctaaaatgactttttaacaactttagctaaaattggactaaaaaatggctagcattgctaaagatgctctaaccctattacaactcaaaTAAGTAATtggagtttgggccaaacacaattCAGATATACTTGAACAAGAACAAATTTTTTTggattaactttttttttttttgtgaaattggaTTGACTttataattaataaaaaattagtgcaaaataaaaatttattgaccataactaattaattagccccattttttgttattaaacttttgtttttggtaaaaTTAGTTTAAAGTTTATGTATTCCAATAAAGAGCCAACACCTGGTAGCCTCTTTTCTCTCTACCCACCACACTTCCACTCCACCTCTACATAGTTTTGTTTCTTCACATAGCGGGCTCCACCTAGGTACCTAATGGTTATTTGCCAGGTGAAGTGCTAAATTACACgtcatgagtttttttttttttgtcgtgACTGGTAGAGGTCTAGAGGACGACCAAATGTTAGTAAATGGTCATTGTTCACCCAACAACGGTTTTGCATTTATAATAGTTGAATTCTGGAAGAGTAGAGGAACAACAAATGCTAATATATCAAATTACCATTGCCGCAGTGGTAGAACCTGAAAGTGATTCTTAGAGGAGTCGAACAAGAAAATAATTATAGAGATTTTTTTATTAAtccaaattatatatatatatatatatatatatatatatatatatattgcaatATTGGATGGTTCTAAAAAGTTATCaagtaaataatatatattgatTAAATCTAATTAAATATATGGAGTTGACTTTggatcttaatttttttttttttttgaagaatatcatgtcgatatattaatattactcaagccagaaatgaccattacatatcctccctctaccatctctggatagataaagagtttgtggtaaaaccacagcgatacatagattaggtccgatcatttgacggtacccatgcttaCTTATTtaaagcaagcctataactatgaactAATCtcgcatagtaataggctaaAAGATTTGTAACTATGTCAAATGCTTAAGAAATGGCCATTTACTCCACTAAAAGATTtgtgtgcccacttacccaatttaaatataaaaaaacaagtttgcccttaaataattaaaaagtcattggagacttcGTCGGAATCCCGTCGCCGGACTCCGGTCATCGGTAAGCAGTCACAGGGCGGAGGTTCCCAATGAGGTCGTCGGaaaattttattgccccccaataaatttttattggggttAATGAAGTTTATTGGGCGGGCAATAAAACAGGACGCCAGACTCAAGTCACCGGTCCGGAGGTTGTCGGAAATTCgtaaagaggtcgtcggagacttTTACTACCccattggggggtaataaagtttattggggtcaataaaaaaattattgggtattattggaggacaataaaaagtttattgggtattattgaggggggcaataaaaccggACGCCGGACTTCGATCACCAGTTGCCGAATTTCGGTGGTTGGTGGTCGGATTTCGGCTACCGGTGACCGGTGATCGGATTTATGCGGCCGTCACTGGATTCCCGCGACCGGAGTCTGGcagagtctctctctctctctaagtgacaaagggaaagagggcaaaattgtctcaaaaataaataaataataaaaaataacttaattgggtaCGTATTATGGTAAAAAAATATGTATTGTTGGGTAAGTGTgtaatcttataagatgttttGGTAAATAGGattagtgtagctcaaatttgggtaaatagACATTTTCCCTAAAATCATATAGGTAATGTAAGGAATTTCCGCCATTGCCATTGCCGGGCATCTTGCGAATAATTGACTCAAGATAATGGCAATGTTGCAATTGTAAGtctaattttatatttatttgtaTTTAATAATGAATTAACAAGAAAGCGAATGCATTGAAGATTTGGATTTGAATGACGTGTAACAATTAAGAGTTAATTGACTGATCTTTAATGTTGGAGATATGCACGGACAAAAAAGGTCATATACATACGGAAGCTGTATTATGTATTATGGTAAATATGTATTATGGTATGTTACAAGGGAAAAGAAGGAAGCTCATTTAATTGTGGTTGACTTATTaataaagatatatatatatatatatatatatatatatatattgtggttGACttattaataaatatatatatatatgttttcctTAAAACATACGGTCTTGAATTAGATTAATTTTCCCTCCCTATATATATGCAGAGAGATTCATACCACGAATAAGCAAATATACAAAACATTCAGAGCCTCCACCAAAATTATCAATCCTTCGTCCTAAAAATGAAGAATTTGATGTGCTTAGCGGCAGTACTCATATTTTTCATTCAAACTGCAATTTTGCCAACCGAAGCAAATATCATTGCCCAAACATGTTCAAAAACACCAAACCCTCCGGTGTGTCTCTCGTCTCTCAAATCCCACCCTCGGAGCGCCCAAGCAGATATATATGGCTTAGCTGTCATAATGATCGATGTGGTAAAGGCAAAGTCCACAACGACTCTGAACCAAATCAACCAATTGCTTAAGCAAAGCCCAGGAGATAAAGCCTTGAGAGATTGTGCTGACAATTACAAAGGAGTTGTAGAAATTGATATCCCAGAGGCCTATCAGGCAATCAAGGCGGGGAGAGCTATGTTTGCATTGCAAAGCATGAATGACGCTGTGATTGAGGCCAATGAATGCGAACGCAACTTTGCACGCAGCAAATCTCATCCTCTGACAAAATTGAATAAAGATGCGGCAGATGTTGCTAGTGTGGCTGCAGCAATTATTGATGCATTTCCTTGATTCATAAGTACTTGTTGCTGTTGCatgttgtttaatttttaaCCATACTACCTTGACATCAATAAAATTGGTTTAATAACGGAAATATTTGTTCTCTTTTATAGGATTGTCTTCTTGATTGCTTGCCCATCTGAAATTATTTTTTAAGGGCTAATTTAATTTTGTCTTTGAAACTTTTAcactttaaatcaatgtgtcTTTGCATTTCTGATTTCATCACACCTTAAAttgaattttacttttttttttttaatttctaattGAGATATGTTGGAAGTTAAAGTTGAAATCTTTTAATCATTTGTAGTTTATGAATTATGTTTTTCGATATGCTGTTTTGGTTGGAATCTCAGTAGAGAAACAATTGGTTAGTGTAATGACCAACTTCTCTACCTTCTTTATACATATTACAAAAGCCGGTTTTCTAACCGGACGTGCATCAGGGACGTAGCCAGGAATGACAGAAGGGTTGGGCTAATTTTATACATACAAAATTTTTGCGaagaactctttttttttttgaggtttggaacccagtgggaggctcatcctcacgcctttGTTATTCAAAACAtacaatggggggggggggggggggggacataaaaccaaaaccccgtAAATTAAAACTTACAAGCATAAATCTATCTGAATCGTACCCTCCGAGGCCCACTAACTTCAAATTCAGTAATCACTGAATCATTATCAATACTATCGGCAAAGTCTTTTTCAATTATCGGAATGAGAGATccattcccaattatcaacCTTAATCATTGTAACAGCAACAACCCGATACAGAGATccattcccaattatcaacCCATCATCATTCATCAACAACCCATTACCCATCAGCAATGACAATCAATTTATTCAATTATCAAACATTCAACAAAAATACGTCCCTGCCCACTACAGCAATGACAATCAATCAACCAAAAATTCAATACCTGGTAACCTGGGATCTGGATTGAAGCCTTGAAACTGCGGAAGTCGCAGACTTGCAGTGGAGCTGTGGTCTGTGGAGGTGGCTCGGTGGCGGAGGAGGTGGCTCAGGCGTGGAGCGGTGGAGGTGGCTCGGCGGACTGCCGGGACTTGCTAATCGAACCTGGAAGGCTGGAACTCTGGAAGGCGGAAGCAAAATGGGGACAGCGGCACAGTGCCACAGGGGGAGAAGGGGAGCGTCTGAGACTCCGAGAGTCGACCTACATcagtatattttttttatttttttttattgggctATACCCATACTTGGTCGATTTTGGGCCAAATTTTCCCTTGGACTGTAGCCCAAGTAGCCCTTGTCTTGGCTACGTCCCTGACGTGCATATTGATATATTATAAAAATATGAGTTCTAAGCAGGAGCTGGTGTTTTAATCAAGCTCTTgtattttaaaaatgaatattCTAACCAAAGCTGTTTTTTATATACGGATTACAAAAATGCTTAGTTGTCATCAAATATCCTCCACTTATACTTGGAGCCAGTTATTTTACATGAGTTCTATGGATGTGTCATCAATCGGTTCTTCTATGTTTATGAGCAGTTCATTTGTTTTTTGGATGCGACGGGCTGCCACTGCAATATTGGATGGTAAGAGAAACTAAAATGAATGAAGCTGTAGATGGTATTTGATCTTGAATCCGATGAGAGTATAAAATCTAGAAAACAGCACCATATGAAACATAGCCAAAATGCAAGAAAATAATGCTATAGTTCGTATAAAATGGCTGAAACTTCTTTGCGAAGAAAAGCTGAGGGCAATGCGAGAGTTTCAGACCTAAATCAAACAGTAAATCTGATTTGCAGCTAGATAACAGTAAGATATTGTAAGAGCATAAATAACTCATGACAACTATGTGCCTAATCTAAGCAAAGTTCAATTTTCACATTTGTATTTATGCATACTGGACAATCTACTACAACCCCAGATCAGATTTCCTGGAAACAAAGATATTTTCATACAAATCAGCAGAACAGCAAATGGGGAATAACCCTGAAATAATCTTCCGCGCTAGCCACCATCAGACAAGAGGAGGAAAACCCCAGACTAAAATGTGAAAGTTAAGGATACATAACAAATATAGTACACAAAATTCAATCTAGACCTTGACTGTGAAATGTGAATGtacaaaacattgttttaatgGATTCAATTATGGTCAATTCCGATGTTTATAACCTTTCCTTGTTTTAATGAAAGGTTACTTTCCCGATCAGAATATTGGGGATCTCTGAGGGACTAACTTTGGCCTATTGGTAGATGGTACTTCTAGATATCTTTTTTCTCCCTAATTCTCATTATTATCTTCAAAACTATGACGTGGTCATATAGTTTTTCTCTGGCATTCTTTTCCATAAAACCTGTCATCCAATTAATTGACGCCATATTAAtgtataaaacaaaaaaacaaatttaattgaaaaagGAGAAGGGCAATTCAGAATCCGAAATATAAAACGACCTTGCAGGCAGCACTGCAATAGAGGGAATCGTCTTGCAATCAGGGGCGGAACCACGTTGAAGGCTTTATGGGCTCAAGCCTAGACAactttttgggctaaaaacccTTAAGTATACATATATCTCTCAGCCCATACCaacccaaagaaagaaaaaaattataggtTTGATTCATTCGCGTCTCATCTCATCGACTCATAGCGTGTATTCCCAGAAGGCCAGAATCCCAGCTGATTCGCGTCATCGACTCATCCCAGCTCCCAGCCCAATAGCCCACAGCAGCTGACAGCCTCACGCGGTCACGCCCTCAGTCCCTCACTGCCTCACTATCTCTAGTGCTTCGAACTTTCGATGGAGCCATGGAGGATTGGAGGTTAACCCTAAATCGATTGAAACAACTCAAACAAGGTATGAAGCTCTAAACCTATCGATCTCCCCTGTTTTGAATTTGTGAAGCTCTAAATCCCAGAAATCCCAGATCTTTCTGAGTTGGGCTTTGCCGATTCTGTTTCTTACCACTGAGGGAGAGAGGGACTGAGggagatagagaaagagagactgagagagagagaacccggTGGTTACTGGTTAGCTGAGGCGGTGAGGCCTGAGGAAGTGAGGATCTTGATTGAGTTGATTCTTGATTTGTTgaatgttgattacttgatcaTGGTCTGAATGTCTGATGGTCGGTCACGGTCAGTCCACTCAGTCGCCCAGTCGGTGGATAGCAGGAATGCAGGATAGACCAATAGAGTCATAGAGGGGGTTAGAGGCTATCTGATGAATTGATGATTCATGAATGATGATTgtatttgtatatttg encodes the following:
- the LOC133740923 gene encoding cell wall / vacuolar inhibitor of fructosidase 1-like, whose amino-acid sequence is MKNLMCLAAVLIFFIQTAILPTEANIIAQTCSKTPNPPVCLSSLKSHPRSAQADIYGLAVIMIDVVKAKSTTTLNQINQLLKQSPGDKALRDCADNYKGVVEIDIPEAYQAIKAGRAMFALQSMNDAVIEANECERNFARSKSHPLTKLNKDAADVASVAAAIIDAFP